The genomic window GTTCACATGGTTTAGGTACAACATTTATTTGTGATAAATTGGCTTACATACAATGTAGCACAGTCTTTTAGTACTCACACCTCACAACCATTATCCACCATAGCCTACAGCTAGTACACAAGTAACACTGAAACAAAAGGGACTTGCTTAAGATTGATATAAACTATTAATTTCTCCATAGGCGacaatgatagccttttttgagatacagactttagaaagttgatttttttaacgaaaccttgtTAGAATAACAGAAAAGTTATTCGGACAGTATTTTTGGTTCAAAAATATAGGTTCATGTTGCTTATCTTAACAAATTTTGTTCtcatctcccatgcctatcaattttgaacttaaaaatacgtgtttcgtcctagcgttgaaaagacATCTCATTTCCGTTAGGTCTAAGGAAAATACTTTGTTTGGCCTATGATATAATGCAGAATGCACGAAgtctcttataataaaaaataatgaacgcACATATcaaccaatcaggattagccatactcttaattctgaataccatgttatgctcttACAATCTTATTGTGTATTGTAACCTTAATGTCACATGAAGTAATGGTTGTCATCCAGACACTACCCATCAGAGAACAAATGACTAGGATACCTAATGATACATACATTACATgcatgtactgtggattcattataattcattgtataccaattttcatgggtacaggcaaataaaaaaatcaaatattcaacaaataacatattttcaatagccTATgcatacagagattggcaaaaccaccaAATTAACTATCCATGAATATTCAAGTTTTCAGCAATCtgcaaaaattgatacccacaaaaataaaactTCTCAGTTATATATTCATACATTGTATcttatataaacatttatatattagactaataataattgtattattgtatttttCAGCATTCTTTTATAGTTGATTTAATGTATGCATTTCAAACTGGTGGAAAATTGTACCTGATTTTAGAATATCTCCCTGGTGGAGAACTGTTTATGCAGTTAGAAAGGGAAGGAATATTCATGGAGGACACAGCTTGGTAAGTTGACATCTTCATATAGGACTATAAACCATGATTTATGAGAAAAGTCTCATATTTAATTATAATGGCCTGGTTTGGAACCGGCTAGCCTTTGGTATAGAATGCACAGCGCTTTCAtcccatcatcatcatcatcatgtgGCAAACTTTTAATTTAAGTTACACCACTATAGTGATTTCAAGAAATGATGATATTACTAGAGTTATAACCAGGCTTAAGGCTTTGCACATATACTAATCTATTATCTGACAGGCTTACAGATTGTGGACATCTCAAGAATATTGATGAATTAAGTTCAGGAGGGTTATATTTGAAAGGTTTTATCTATTTGTGGCCATCTTGagaatattgatatatataacgTTCAGaggtacaaaaaaaatgaaaagtgaacaaaaacatcattatgctGATACCCTGACTGTGATGAAATATGATAGCagaaaatacatgaaaatatgCTAGGTACACAGTACATATCTGGAATTTAATATCTTCACTGGAGGTTAATACTTAATTATGTAATATGATTTTAATAAAGTTGTATTTTGTAAGAAACATAGAATGcattcaaattattttaattgaatatttaaaatcttGTGCTTTACAAtattacttttcatttttttcatcattttcagAAGAATATTAAGTGAAGGGAtttctatcttttatatttttcagtttctaCCTGGCAGAAATATTAATAGCTATAGAACACTTGCATTCTCAGGGTATTATATATAGAGATCTGAAACCAGAAAATATTCTTTTAGACGCACATGGTAGGTTTATTTAGCATATACAAAAAGGAGATGTTGTatttttgccaatgagacagatatCTACCAATGGAGACCAAAGTATTgggatgtaagcaattaaagtGTACTGTATTGCCTCTACcaatagtaaaaaaaacatacaatttaacatgtttttaaCAGCCGAGGCAAGACAAAATactaaacaatttaaaagagaaaacaaatatccTGATATCTTTAGCTAGCAAGTGACAAACCAATCTTATATAATGCAGAAACTGTAGGATAATATTCAGCATCATTAGTTGTAGCAGTGGCAATCCAAAAAGGAGGAGGGGGTCTTCCAATTGCAAGGTACccactttttgtcgagcctgcaacttttgttgcagaatgctcgacatagggatagtgatccggcggcggcggtgttagctcacttcttaaaagctttatatttcagaaggtggaagacctggatgcttcatactttgtatatagatgcttcatgttacgaagtttccgtcagtcacatgtccgatgtctttgacctcattttcatggttcagtgaccacttgaaaaaaaagttcaaattttttgtaatgttgaattctctcttattataagtaataggataactatatttggtaagtcgtaccttgcaaggtcctcatgtctgtcagacagttttcacttgacctcgacctcatttcatggatcagtgatcaaggttaagttttggtggtcaagtccatatctcagatactataagcaatagggctagtatattcggtgtatggaaggactgtaaggtgtacatgtccaactggcaggtgtcatctgaccttgacctcattttcatggttcagtggttatagttaaatttttgtgttttggtctgtttttctcatactatatgcaataggtctactatatttgttgtatggaatgatggtaaggtgtacatgtctagcgggcagatgtcatgtgacattgacctcattttcatggtccagtggtcaaagttaagtttttgagttttggtctttttatctaatactgtatgccataggtcaactatatttggtgtatggaaatattttatgatctttatgtcagtcgcgcaggttttatttgacggtgactatatatgttgtatagaagcattgttagctttacatgtctgcctggcatagttcatctgacctttacctcattttcaaggatcattggtctttgtttagttatcttggttaatgttaagtttatgagacagttgtaataaaactaagctttatacttaggactatcagcataatatcaatgattagtatagaaggcgagacatttcagcgtgtgcactcttgtttgataatcaatgcatttgaatggagacatatgATTAAAATCCCCCTTTTGGTCTTGAATGGCACCCCCTCCTCTTTTAAAAAAGGCTGGATCCTCCTCTGTGTAcaatgtataagaaaaaaaaatgatttgttgtTAACCTGTCACATACATTTAcataagaaataagaagatgtgatttgattgacaattagacaactcttcacaagggaccaaatgaaaTGTAAGTTagcaactatagttcactgtacaaccttcaacagtTATCAAAACCTCAATTATAAAAACTTATACGGTATGATATTGAAGGTTCAAAAGGCCCTGCAatgagaaatataaaataaaacaattcaaacaagtacTGATGGTACTTATTTACAAAgcaatagacaaaaaaaaaaccagtccaTTACAATCTTTCAGTTATATTGAAATAGCAAggaatttattttacaaaataatttatataataatttgtatCATAATTGTGTATTTTCAGGTCATgtaaaattgacagattttggtTTATGTAAGGAATCTATAAATGATGGAAATGTAACTCATACATTCTGTGGGACCATAGAATACATGTAAGTCTATATTATACAATTCTTTTCCTAATTCTTATGCCCCCACCTTAGTGGATGGGGCATTTACCCTTGTTTTATCTGTACAACTTTTTGTACAttccaaagttggtttctgttctttaaactttagtttgcctcaaccaaatgttatgaaactttaacacaatacttattatgacaaaactcagatcaagtacaaattttggTAATGTTTCTGGAACCAAATACGGCTATTTCTGGGTTTgctgatcaaataaaaaaagagttCATAAGTAAAGTTTAGCTAACCCACTGACCCATTTTATTGCAGCAAGATCCAGTTAACTCAATTTTTCAGGGCTTTATTTCTCTTACAACCTTATTAGATAATTATGTAGGAAAGATATTATCACCACATTATTGTATCATATAGATATTTATCATATGATTTGATTTCAGTAGTTTAAGTTAACAcatataacattgagaatggaaatggggaatgtgtcaaagagacaacaacccgaccacagaaccgacaacaacagaaggtcaccaacaggtcttcaatatatGACAATCAGTGATAAAAATACATTCAGTTTCTcagaaattgttataaattattcaaaaaatttTAATATGTAGCGTAGCTGCCTCAAAACAGatggattttctacaaaaattgatatttgcatgttttgttttaGGGCACCTGAAATCTTAACGCGGAGTGGTCATGGTAAAGCTGTTGATTGGTGGAGTTTAGGAGCTTTAATGTACGACATGTTAACTGGTGCTGTGAGTAGATATTTGTTtgtcaaattaataaataatggagctcaaacattgaaaaaataaaccattCTGTTAACTTTgaagatttattatttttatttattcagaaacttttttttttggggtggggaTCTTCATTTTGATTAGGTCAGGAAGTggtcaaatatatattaaagaaatgaataaaaaagatgTTAGCAATTGCTTgataaaaaatttgatatttaggaaccaaaaatatacttttaaagtatataaattacttttttaatattgttcATATATTTTCTTACAGTTTGTACCAGTTATGAGCAAatgtcttgtgcatattaaaagtaaattcacttgtataagatAAAACTGAGGAATGATAAGCTTTGAAGTGTTATTGtaagaaatacattttatttttaattattttttgtagcCTCCATTTACAGCAGAAAATAGGAAGAAAACAATTGACAAGGTATATTGATTTTCACATAGAAGatattaatagatataagaagatgtggtatgagcgccaatgagacaactctccatggaagtcacaatttataatagtaaaccattataggtcaaagtacagacTTCAAAACGGAGCCATggttcacatcgaacagcaagctatataagCATGAATCGTTTTATCTGTTAGTCTGtacataaataaatgattttttttcagtaaagaataaaatgaacataaATAAATTTGTTACTCATGCCAAAGAAAcatcaattaaataatttaattagaaaaaaagactggTTACTGATTTGGCTTAATCTGAACCACTTTCAACATTATATTAAAACCTCTTAATCTTTATGGTGTAGAAAGGAGTGAATTAATTCGGTAGAGGTGATAAAAGACTTGtcatcaacacaaaaaaaaaccatagactTTAAAAGATAAAACTTAGAAGATTGATTTTTTATGTGTTatacaagttatatatatatatgttgaagagAATTAAAAATACtatgttttcattattatttgctggataccaattttcatggatttcatggATAAATGTGATCAACGAAATTGAATTAACcacaaatattaaattttctattggcttgtatgcaaactttggtaaaaccacgaaatcaaatatccacaaacatgcaagttttccttaatccacgatagctggtacccacgaaaataaatcaaTCCATTGTAATAACTCCAAAGCTTTATTGTGTTATTTAAGTATAATGAATTATCGCATTTGCATAtgttgttttagattttaaaagcCAAACTGAGTTTACCTCCATACCTTACAAATGAAGCAAGAAATCTAATTAAGAAGGTAAGTCAACAATGCTATTTGTTTGTAGTATGAAAGTAAGATGCACTATTTCAATTGTAAACATGATGATAAGATTGCAAATTAAAGGAAAACTTCATGATAACAAAATCATCAAATACTTCATGGCATTGTGCATCTCCTATCAATATCTCAACTGGCCCTTTGAGCTTTCCTCATGACTTTGTGTCAGTTGTCTTGTAAAATAGAAcaaagagataaaatgtaaattttgtctATTATCTTAACCTTTATTGTGTTTTGTGCAAAAACTAAAGGGGATTGAGAGgaactgtaaacaataaaatattagatataaatctgaataatctcatcatagctaccaggatttaaattttgtgttCACCCCCAGACGCATATTTTGTCAAATGAATGGAGTAAATTATACCGAGATGGCAAAAAAGTTGTacataataaattttgtaaaattgaaaacactaaaattttaatattatttcttaaaGATTCTGATTTGTGTTTGCTTATAGTTGTGATCATAAATGTAAATGTTGTTATtgacaaattgttttcaaaagaaCAGATTACACTTGCAGAGAAGGAAAAAATCAAACTGTTCAATAAAATgtctgttttgttgttttattttgtcatatttttgttacaatgtcttttatgtataattttattaatttacagTGTCATATATTTGTAGTTACTAAAGAAGAATATAACCGAGAGATTAGGGGGAGGTCCTGAGGATGCCAAGCCTATAAGAGTAAGTAGTACTGATTGGTCAAGAGGATTCTGATACATGCGCTATTGTTAAGCCATTTATTAAGTAAAGAagtagaagatgtggtatgagtatcaatgagacaactctccatctaagtctcaatttgtaaaagtaaaccattataggtcaaattaagGCCTTTATTACAGAGTCTTGGCATGCTTTATGGCCATTTTGTCTTTCCTgctaaaaataaggagatgtggtatgatccaAAAAGAGAACTATCCACCGGGGTCAAATTGAtatggatgtaagcaactataggacACTGTACAGCTTCTAAAAGTTTATTAAGGtaagaaaaaaatagaattcTTTAGTAAACAAATGAACataattgacattgttgtgactGGACTCAAGTCACTAGAGggatattttgattttaaaaatcagCAGTAAATTTTGAAAGCATCAATTCATAAGAAGAGTACTAGTGGTACAAACAGCAAATGACAAATGATTGTGAcatgtgtgtggtttttttttttagatttataacaTGTTGGTCAGAAATTTATCTTaatgctattttatttattatgatttttttttaggtccaTCCATTTTTCAGACATATAGATTGGACAGTGTTAGTTAATAGAAAAGTAGAACCTCCATTTAAACCCTCAGTTGTAAGTAGTAGTAAATATTAGATTGATATTTTAGATAGTTTGTAGGATGTTcatgtaattttatttaattttgattgccTAACAAAAATGTGTTGACAATGAAAATCACACattaaaaataacagaaattaCCTTAATATTGAACAGTACAACATACCATGCTAGCTCATAGAGTAAGATTGATTAATTTGGTTTGTATGATAAACCAACAtgctttattgaaaattaaataatatcgTTTACTTTTAAACATCagattttaatttgttaaatgatGGATAAGTTTTCTATTCAGACTGGCTAATcaacaatatcaaatatttcaaataattataatattttatttttccgaGATCCATTAAATTtgatatctacaaaaaaaaaaagaatcagaaATTTAATGAATGATACCCACAATAAAATGAATCCGAAATGTACTGAAAGGTACccacaaaataaaatgaatccaAAATGTACTGAATGAGAATAAAATTTAACTTTTCCATCTTTTGTATTTCAGACAAGTGAGTTAGATGTCAGCCAGTTTGATACAAAGTTTACCAAGCAGACGCCTGTAGATTCACCTGACGACA from Mytilus galloprovincialis chromosome 5, xbMytGall1.hap1.1, whole genome shotgun sequence includes these protein-coding regions:
- the LOC143075381 gene encoding ribosomal protein S6 kinase beta-1-like, with product MAGVFDLELHDTPEGEEDISDDDYFEPDEPGNSFGRGELEDGMEMVELTENNVNPGQNKTGPQDFELLKVLGKGGYGKVFQVRKISGSDNGKIFAMKVLKKASIARNAKDQAHTKAERNILECVKHSFIVDLMYAFQTGGKLYLILEYLPGGELFMQLEREGIFMEDTACFYLAEILIAIEHLHSQGIIYRDLKPENILLDAHGHVKLTDFGLCKESINDGNVTHTFCGTIEYMAPEILTRSGHGKAVDWWSLGALMYDMLTGAPPFTAENRKKTIDKILKAKLSLPPYLTNEARNLIKKLLKKNITERLGGGPEDAKPIRVHPFFRHIDWTVLVNRKVEPPFKPSVTSELDVSQFDTKFTKQTPVDSPDDTILSESANQVFVGFTYVAPSVLEELNKPWISEKEPRSPRKVGNSFTRGDMSPEQNALVEGFRVAGQPNGSEGAEAMDTTITIPKRSTSPAIATKNTAFKSVAFPGTSNRPPHLRMN